One part of the Mariniblastus fucicola genome encodes these proteins:
- a CDS encoding SDR family NAD(P)-dependent oxidoreductase yields MERFKEKVAVVTGGGSGIGAAIATRLAAEGATVAIIELETERGQETVDAIKAADGSASVFACDVGSHDSVVSCFAKIESEFGPVNILVNNAGIAHVGNLSNTTEADLDRIYKVNVKGVYNCMYAAIGGMLKQKGGVILNLASIASKLGILDRFAYSMSKGAVFTMTLSVARDYVDKNIRCNCICPARVHTPFVDNFIAQNYPGEEEAVFQKLSEYQPLGRMGQPSEIASLVAYLCSDEAAFITGAAYDIDGGVTQLR; encoded by the coding sequence ATGGAACGATTCAAGGAAAAAGTTGCCGTCGTAACCGGAGGCGGTTCGGGAATTGGCGCTGCAATCGCCACCCGCTTGGCAGCTGAGGGTGCTACCGTCGCGATCATCGAACTGGAAACTGAACGAGGCCAGGAAACCGTCGACGCTATCAAAGCGGCCGACGGGAGCGCCAGTGTTTTCGCTTGCGACGTCGGAAGCCATGACTCGGTCGTTAGCTGTTTCGCCAAAATCGAATCTGAATTCGGCCCTGTCAACATTCTGGTCAACAACGCGGGCATCGCTCATGTCGGCAATCTTTCCAATACAACCGAAGCTGACCTGGACCGCATCTATAAAGTCAATGTCAAAGGCGTTTACAACTGCATGTATGCTGCCATTGGCGGCATGTTGAAACAGAAAGGCGGAGTCATCCTGAACCTTGCCTCGATTGCGTCCAAACTGGGTATCCTCGACCGATTCGCGTATTCGATGAGCAAAGGAGCCGTGTTCACGATGACCCTTTCGGTCGCTCGGGATTACGTCGACAAAAACATTCGCTGCAACTGCATTTGCCCAGCCCGTGTCCATACTCCTTTTGTCGACAACTTCATCGCACAAAACTATCCAGGGGAAGAGGAAGCAGTCTTTCAAAAGCTTTCCGAGTATCAACCTCTGGGACGCATGGGACAACCATCGGAGATTGCTTCGCTGGTCGCCTATCTGTGCTCCGACGAAGCAGCTTTCATCACGGGCGCCGCCTACGACATCGACGGCGGTGTCACGCAACTGCGTTAG